A single window of Oncorhynchus clarkii lewisi isolate Uvic-CL-2024 chromosome 10, UVic_Ocla_1.0, whole genome shotgun sequence DNA harbors:
- the LOC139418419 gene encoding ankyrin repeat and SOCS box protein 12a — translation MIQFKEVLEEKDNGEGQLLHQAVSNNDDRLLDELLSQEKYRKFINCRSGWGIPRTPLRMAASKGHLRCLQVLLAHGAEVDCLDVKAQTPLFTAVCGKYFNCVLALLRAGANPNGSLYNNCSPVLTAAREGDVEILKQLLKHGAEVNSRSKVLLFTSSASVSSGPLYLSAVYGHLDCFKVLLLYGADPNYNCTDAKLLSKIKQPKTVLEMCLRHGCGVEYIQLLIDFGANVYLPTLIIEKSTKQNEAVELLLQERGFPKSLVSQCRLAIRGYLRKINRIQSIDHLEMPSSMINFLQYKSVPTIAMHL, via the exons ATGATCCAGTTTAAAGAAGTTCTAGAAGAAAAAGACAACGGTGAAGGTCAACTGCTCCATCAGGCAGTGTCCAACAATGATGACAGACTCCTTGATGAACTGCTCTCTCAAGAAAAGTACAGAAAGTTCATCAACTGTAGGAGCGGCTGGGGTATCCCAAGAACACCTTTACGAATGGCTGCATCTAAAGGTCATCTCAGGTGTCTGCAGGTTCTGCTGGCCCATGGAGCAGAGGTGGACTGTCTAGACGTGAAGGCTCAGACCCCACTTTTCACAGCTGTCTGTGGGAAATACTTCAACTGTGTTTTAGCCCTCCTCAGGGCAGGTGCTAACCCCAATGGCAGCTTGTATAACAACTGCTCTCCGGTCCTGACTGCTGCCAGGGAAGGGGATGTTGAGATTTTGAAGCAACTTCTTAAACATGGTGCTGAGGTCAACTCCAGATCTAAGGTCTTGCTGTTTACTTCAAGTGCCAGTGTTTCTAGTGGTCCCCTCTATCTGTCTGCTGTGTATGGACACTTAGACTGCTTTAAAGTATTACTTCTCTATGGGGCTGATCCAAATTACAACTGCACAGATGCAAAACTACTGAGTAAAATCAAGCAGCCTAAGACCGTGCTTGAAATGTGCCTCAGACATGGCTGTGGGGTGGAGTACATCCAACTTTTGATTGACTTTGGTGCAAATGTCTACCTCCCCACTCTCATCATAGAAAAGTCCACAAAGCAGAATGAGGCGGTGGAGCTGCTGCTGCAAGAAAGAG GTTTTCCCAAGTCCCTTGTATCACAGTGCCGACTTGCCATCCGAGGATACCTCAGGAAGATCAACAGAATCCAGTCCATTGACCATTTGGAAATGCCATCAAGCATGATAAACTTCTTGCAATACAAATCAGTCCCAACAATTGCTATGCATCTCTGA